In bacterium YEK0313, one genomic interval encodes:
- the rsmB_2 gene encoding Ribosomal RNA small subunit methyltransferase B — protein MIAAARLSAAIEVLADIGARRRPAPDALKDWGLAHRFAGSKDRAAIASLVYDALRRRASAAHVMADEGPRALVLGALALARGMDVEAIAALCSGERFAPTALSAEETRRLARADLTDAPAHVAGDFPDWLEAELRLAFGADLVAEMQGLAARAPIDIRVNTLKIERMRLLPALAHLGAEITPHAPTALRFPAGEDGRGPTLQVTPEFLKGQFEIQDEGSQLVALMAGAAPGEQVVDLCAGGGGKTLELAALMDNSGQIYATDADIRRLAPIHDRLTRAGARNVQVRTPKGRGDEPLADLAGRIDLCLVDAPCTGIGTWRRNPDTKWRVRPGALAERMKDQDLVLARAERLVKPGGRIAYVTCSVLPAENDARVAAFLERHKDFRAAPPRDVLALAPDSLSERDDLVSSGGLGLQLTPRRTGTDGFYLALMERAG, from the coding sequence GTGATCGCCGCAGCCCGCCTGTCCGCCGCCATCGAGGTTCTCGCCGATATCGGCGCGCGCCGCCGGCCGGCCCCGGACGCGCTGAAGGACTGGGGCCTGGCCCATCGTTTCGCCGGCTCGAAGGACCGGGCGGCGATCGCGAGCCTCGTCTATGACGCGCTGCGCCGGCGCGCCTCGGCCGCCCATGTCATGGCGGACGAGGGCCCGCGCGCGCTCGTTCTCGGCGCCCTGGCGCTCGCCCGCGGCATGGATGTCGAGGCCATCGCCGCGCTCTGCAGCGGCGAGCGGTTCGCGCCGACCGCGCTCTCGGCGGAGGAGACGCGCCGGCTGGCGCGCGCCGACCTCACCGATGCGCCGGCGCATGTCGCGGGCGATTTCCCGGACTGGCTGGAAGCGGAGCTTCGGCTCGCCTTCGGCGCCGACCTCGTCGCCGAGATGCAGGGGCTCGCGGCCCGCGCGCCGATCGACATCCGCGTCAACACGCTGAAGATCGAGCGCATGCGCCTGCTGCCGGCGCTCGCCCATCTCGGCGCCGAGATCACCCCGCACGCGCCGACCGCCTTGCGCTTTCCCGCCGGCGAGGATGGCCGCGGGCCGACCTTGCAGGTGACGCCGGAATTCCTCAAAGGCCAGTTCGAGATCCAGGACGAGGGCTCGCAGCTCGTCGCGCTGATGGCGGGCGCGGCGCCCGGCGAGCAGGTGGTGGACCTCTGCGCCGGCGGCGGCGGCAAGACGCTGGAGCTTGCCGCCCTCATGGACAATTCCGGGCAGATCTACGCGACCGACGCCGATATCAGGCGCCTCGCGCCGATCCACGACCGGCTGACGCGCGCCGGCGCGCGCAATGTCCAGGTGCGCACGCCGAAGGGCCGCGGCGACGAGCCGCTGGCCGACCTTGCCGGCCGCATCGACCTCTGCCTCGTCGATGCGCCCTGCACCGGCATCGGCACCTGGCGGCGCAACCCTGACACCAAGTGGCGCGTGCGCCCGGGTGCGCTCGCCGAGCGCATGAAGGACCAGGACCTCGTGCTGGCCCGCGCCGAAAGGCTGGTGAAGCCGGGCGGCCGCATCGCCTATGTCACCTGCTCGGTGCTGCCGGCTGAGAACGACGCGCGCGTCGCCGCCTTCCTGGAGCGGCACAAGGATTTCCGCGCGGCGCCGCCGCGCGACGTGCTGGCCCTTGCCCCCGACAGCCTATCCGAGCGCGACGACCTCGTTTCCTCAGGTGGCCTCGGCCTGCAGCTCACCCCGCGCCGCACCGGCACGGACGGCTTCTATCTCGCGCTGATGGAGCGCGCGGGCTGA
- the minD_1 gene encoding Septum site-determining protein MinD — MVTEQQVARALEQVRLGASGQTLTGSGRLSDIVVSGDKVMVSIGIDPTEAAAMEPVRAAAQSAIGGLPGVAQAFVTLTADRPMSRSGAAPQPAPATRSAPPSGRPGAAAPTRAATIPGIRNVIAVASGKGGVGKSTTACNLALGLAAEGLKVGILDADIYGPSLPKLLGLSGKPRVIEGRTLAPLERFGLKVMSIGFMVDEETPMIWRGPMVMSAITQMLREVAWGDLDVLVVDMPPGTGDAQLTMAQATPLAGAVIVSTPQDLALLDARRGVAMFRKTEVPILGIVENMSYFLAPDTGKRYDIFGHGGARQEAGRLGVPFLGEVPLDMNLRERSDAGEPVVATAPDDPQSRVYRDMARLVWAALSGAGGLKQKAAPTIIIE, encoded by the coding sequence ATGGTCACCGAGCAACAGGTCGCGCGCGCACTCGAACAGGTCCGCCTCGGCGCCAGCGGCCAGACGCTGACGGGTTCCGGCCGGCTCTCCGACATCGTCGTCAGCGGCGACAAGGTGATGGTGTCGATCGGCATCGACCCGACCGAGGCCGCCGCCATGGAGCCGGTGCGCGCCGCCGCCCAGTCGGCGATCGGCGGCCTGCCCGGCGTCGCCCAGGCCTTCGTGACGCTCACCGCCGACCGGCCGATGAGCCGGAGCGGCGCCGCGCCCCAGCCGGCCCCCGCGACCCGCTCCGCACCGCCGTCCGGGCGGCCGGGCGCCGCAGCCCCGACACGGGCCGCCACCATTCCCGGCATCCGCAACGTCATCGCCGTCGCCTCCGGCAAGGGCGGCGTCGGCAAGTCGACCACCGCCTGCAATCTCGCCCTCGGCCTCGCCGCGGAAGGCCTGAAGGTCGGCATTCTCGACGCCGACATCTACGGCCCGTCGCTGCCGAAGCTGCTCGGCCTCTCCGGCAAGCCGCGGGTGATCGAGGGGCGCACCCTCGCGCCGCTCGAGCGGTTCGGGCTGAAGGTCATGTCGATCGGCTTCATGGTCGACGAGGAAACCCCGATGATCTGGCGCGGGCCGATGGTGATGAGCGCCATCACCCAGATGCTGCGCGAGGTTGCCTGGGGTGACCTCGACGTGCTGGTGGTCGACATGCCGCCGGGCACGGGCGATGCCCAGCTGACCATGGCCCAGGCCACCCCGCTCGCCGGCGCGGTCATCGTCTCGACCCCGCAGGACCTCGCCCTGCTCGATGCCCGGCGCGGCGTCGCCATGTTCCGCAAGACCGAGGTGCCGATCCTCGGCATCGTCGAGAACATGAGCTATTTCCTCGCGCCCGATACCGGCAAGCGCTACGACATTTTCGGCCATGGCGGCGCGCGCCAGGAGGCCGGGCGCCTCGGCGTGCCGTTCCTCGGCGAGGTGCCGCTCGACATGAACCTGCGCGAGCGTTCGGACGCCGGCGAGCCGGTGGTCGCGACCGCGCCGGACGATCCGCAGTCGCGCGTCTACCGCGACATGGCCCGGCTGGTCTGGGCCGCGCTCTCCGGCGCCGGCGGCCTCAAGCAGAAGGCCGCGCCGACGATCATCATCGAATGA
- the moeA_1 gene encoding Molybdopterin molybdenumtransferase, which translates to MAQLSPDHFALTSALLSVDDAIARVSANLSPVAETERLGLLEADGRILAEDIFAPIDLPPFFNSAVDGYAVRFADLDPAGVTELALAGRVAAGTAPDRPAATGEAVRIFTGAPMPAGTDTVFMQEDVRLAGERVGLPPGLKAGANCRPAGEDLARGRLALAAGRRITPEAIALIAALGLTRITVRRRVKVAIFSTGDEIVSPGRPLGPAELYDSNRFTLQALLCRLGATVTDLGILPDDRAAVSAALAAAAHGHDLVLTSGGVSMGEEDHVKAAVEAAGSLTFWRLAIKPGRPVAMGVVGGTAFIGLPGNPVAVFVTFAHVVRPFLCALGGGRPEAPPALPVPLTFTHAKKAGRREYVRVMLARAADGVVEAVKHPRDGAGMITSLTETDGLVELGETVTAVQPGDMAGFLPYALLR; encoded by the coding sequence ATGGCGCAGCTTTCCCCCGACCATTTCGCCCTTACCAGCGCTCTTCTGTCGGTCGACGACGCGATCGCCCGGGTTTCCGCCAACCTGTCGCCGGTCGCCGAGACCGAGCGCCTCGGCCTGCTCGAAGCCGATGGCCGCATCCTCGCCGAGGATATTTTCGCGCCGATCGACCTGCCGCCCTTCTTCAACTCGGCCGTCGACGGCTATGCCGTGCGTTTTGCCGATCTCGACCCGGCAGGGGTGACGGAACTCGCCCTGGCCGGCCGCGTCGCCGCCGGCACGGCGCCGGACCGGCCGGCCGCGACGGGCGAAGCGGTGCGCATCTTCACCGGCGCGCCCATGCCGGCCGGCACCGATACCGTCTTCATGCAGGAGGACGTCCGCCTCGCGGGCGAGCGCGTCGGCTTGCCGCCCGGCCTGAAGGCGGGCGCCAATTGCCGCCCGGCGGGCGAGGACCTGGCGCGCGGCCGGCTGGCGCTCGCCGCCGGCCGGCGCATCACGCCGGAAGCCATCGCGCTCATCGCCGCCCTCGGCCTGACCCGGATCACCGTGCGCAGGCGCGTGAAGGTCGCGATCTTCTCCACCGGCGACGAGATCGTCTCGCCCGGCCGGCCGCTCGGACCGGCCGAACTCTACGATTCCAACCGTTTCACGCTGCAGGCCCTGCTGTGCCGGCTCGGCGCGACCGTCACCGATCTCGGCATCCTGCCCGACGACCGCGCCGCGGTCAGCGCCGCGCTCGCCGCCGCGGCGCATGGCCACGACCTGGTGCTGACCTCGGGCGGCGTCTCGATGGGCGAGGAGGACCACGTCAAGGCGGCGGTTGAGGCGGCCGGCAGCCTGACCTTCTGGCGCCTCGCCATCAAGCCGGGCCGGCCGGTCGCCATGGGCGTCGTCGGGGGCACCGCCTTCATCGGCCTGCCGGGCAATCCGGTCGCCGTCTTCGTCACCTTCGCCCATGTGGTGCGGCCTTTCCTCTGCGCACTCGGCGGCGGCCGGCCCGAGGCGCCGCCGGCTCTGCCCGTCCCGCTGACCTTCACCCATGCCAAGAAGGCCGGCCGGCGCGAATATGTCCGGGTCATGCTGGCGCGTGCCGCCGACGGCGTGGTGGAGGCGGTCAAGCACCCGCGCGACGGGGCCGGGATGATCACCTCGCTCACCGAGACCGACGGCCTCGTCGAGCTCGGCGAGACGGTCACCGCGGTCCAGCCCGGCGACATGGCGGGCTTCCTGCCCTATGCGCTGCTCCGGTAA
- the mobA_1 gene encoding Molybdenum cofactor guanylyltransferase — MPPTLGVLLAGGLARRMGGGDKPMKTVGGRSMLDRIVARLAPQCDGLIVNANGDLARFGFLGLPVVADDVPGFAGPLAGILAALDWAAEHRPDIAWVLSAATDTPFLPADLVSRLHAARAAAGRPLAAARSGDRTHPVIGLWPVGLRTDLRHALVVEDVRRVDRWTARHGVAEAVWPADPYDPFFNANAPADLAAAEAIAARHPDA; from the coding sequence ATGCCTCCGACCCTCGGCGTCCTCTTGGCCGGCGGGCTCGCCCGGCGCATGGGCGGCGGCGACAAGCCGATGAAGACGGTCGGCGGCCGCTCGATGCTCGACCGCATCGTGGCGCGGCTCGCGCCGCAATGCGACGGGCTGATCGTCAACGCCAATGGCGACCTCGCGCGGTTCGGCTTCCTCGGCCTGCCGGTCGTCGCCGACGACGTGCCCGGTTTCGCCGGGCCGCTCGCCGGCATTCTCGCCGCGCTCGACTGGGCCGCCGAGCACCGGCCCGACATCGCCTGGGTCCTGTCGGCGGCGACCGATACGCCCTTCCTGCCCGCAGACCTCGTGTCGCGGCTGCATGCGGCGCGCGCGGCGGCCGGCCGGCCGCTCGCGGCGGCGCGCTCGGGCGACCGGACGCACCCGGTCATCGGGCTCTGGCCGGTCGGGCTGCGCACCGATCTGCGCCACGCCCTCGTCGTCGAGGACGTCAGGCGGGTCGACCGCTGGACCGCCCGCCACGGCGTCGCCGAGGCGGTCTGGCCCGCCGATCCCTACGATCCCTTCTTCAACGCCAATGCGCCCGCAGATCTCGCCGCGGCCGAAGCCATCGCCGCGCGCCATCCGGACGCCTGA
- a CDS encoding MAPEG family protein — MGLMNPGGLSLIWPLLAQVALTLVVLFVMGFFRRRALARREVRLGEIALSGEAFPARARQAANNFSNQFETPVLFYVLVMAAIHVGATGPVMTGLAWAFVASRVAHSFIHIGSNDLRLRAPIFTLGVLVLLLMLIGVLIAAL, encoded by the coding sequence ATGGGGCTGATGAATCCGGGCGGGCTGTCGCTCATCTGGCCGCTGCTGGCGCAGGTGGCGCTGACGCTGGTCGTCTTGTTCGTGATGGGCTTTTTCCGCCGCCGGGCGCTGGCGCGGCGCGAGGTGCGGCTCGGCGAGATCGCCCTGTCGGGCGAGGCCTTTCCGGCGCGGGCGCGCCAGGCGGCCAACAATTTCTCCAACCAGTTCGAAACGCCGGTCCTGTTCTACGTGCTGGTGATGGCCGCCATCCATGTCGGCGCCACCGGCCCGGTGATGACCGGCCTCGCCTGGGCTTTCGTCGCAAGCCGCGTCGCCCATTCCTTCATCCATATCGGCTCCAACGACCTGCGCCTGCGCGCGCCCATTTTTACCCTCGGCGTTCTGGTGCTGCTGCTGATGCTGATCGGCGTGCTGATCGCCGCGCTTTGA
- the addA_1 gene encoding ATP-dependent helicase/nuclease subunit A: MTFVLNDQRRSVLEEPGHVLVLGGPGAGKTTLAILKAQAGMPRMKPGQTALFLSFSRAAVQQIITRCKTVLSRDELSRIEVRTYHSFCWELLKGHGRALRGAPIAMISPGQEGMMRTQFAGDWEVERRRLLDEESRASFDAFAHAAARLIEESTHIRDGIADIYPLIILDEFQDTDDDQWRLVQALAEATKSVFLADPEQRIYDFRKGVRADRLDILRRCVKLLEADLEADNFRSPTSDVLRFANAVVTAKAPARSKDVVVTTYKRFQNMFNSTVHFHVGQAFADLARRGVTEPCVAVLATSNDLVADISELLSTSHNFGKNALSPISHDIVWDGEQSSAAALVVAALLEQTSAYSVASRTAALRRAADFWLLKKDWCEQQSALGAKTAGDRAARMTAAIELLRKEKSIRASGPNHLAQYQGACTGDPVSDWRLARQHCTGHDDLRDIPVQAGMVRLSKAGDPIAMALSELWAQTATYTGAVERVAAILDQQRLVGADRPPRGCILMTIHKSKGKEFDAVVIVEGYRGGALLKEAEAPKYENSRRVLRVGITRARHAVRIVRPADATPLFGPE; the protein is encoded by the coding sequence ATGACCTTCGTCTTGAATGACCAACGAAGATCGGTGCTCGAAGAGCCGGGGCACGTCCTCGTGTTGGGCGGACCGGGAGCTGGAAAGACCACCCTTGCGATCTTGAAGGCGCAGGCCGGAATGCCGCGGATGAAGCCCGGTCAAACGGCACTTTTCCTGAGCTTCTCGCGCGCGGCCGTCCAGCAGATCATCACACGCTGCAAGACCGTCCTGAGCCGGGACGAGCTATCGAGGATCGAGGTCAGAACCTATCACTCATTCTGCTGGGAACTCCTGAAGGGGCATGGCCGCGCGCTCCGCGGCGCGCCGATCGCCATGATCTCTCCCGGGCAGGAAGGAATGATGCGAACGCAGTTCGCGGGCGATTGGGAGGTAGAACGTCGTCGCCTTCTCGACGAGGAAAGCCGAGCATCCTTCGACGCGTTTGCCCATGCCGCCGCTCGCCTGATCGAGGAGAGCACGCATATTCGCGATGGCATCGCCGACATTTACCCACTCATCATCCTCGACGAATTCCAAGACACAGATGACGATCAGTGGCGCCTAGTGCAGGCGCTCGCCGAAGCCACCAAGAGTGTCTTCCTCGCCGACCCGGAGCAGCGGATCTACGATTTCCGCAAGGGCGTCCGCGCCGATCGCCTCGATATCCTGCGTCGATGCGTCAAGTTGCTGGAGGCCGACCTGGAGGCGGACAATTTCCGTAGCCCGACGTCGGACGTGCTGCGCTTTGCGAACGCGGTGGTGACGGCAAAAGCGCCGGCGCGATCGAAGGACGTCGTCGTCACGACCTACAAGCGCTTCCAGAACATGTTCAATTCCACCGTCCACTTTCATGTGGGTCAAGCGTTCGCCGATTTGGCCCGGCGCGGCGTGACAGAGCCTTGCGTGGCGGTGTTGGCGACGAGCAACGACCTTGTAGCGGACATCTCCGAGCTGCTCTCGACCTCTCATAATTTCGGAAAGAACGCGCTCTCCCCCATCAGCCACGACATCGTCTGGGACGGCGAACAATCATCAGCGGCGGCCCTCGTGGTGGCCGCGTTGCTGGAGCAGACCTCGGCCTATTCGGTCGCATCCCGAACAGCGGCGCTACGGCGTGCGGCCGATTTTTGGCTCCTGAAGAAGGATTGGTGCGAACAGCAGAGCGCTCTTGGAGCCAAGACGGCCGGCGATCGCGCCGCGCGAATGACGGCGGCAATCGAGTTGCTGCGCAAGGAAAAGTCGATCCGCGCATCCGGACCGAACCATCTCGCGCAATACCAGGGAGCATGCACCGGCGACCCTGTCAGCGATTGGCGCCTGGCCCGCCAGCATTGCACCGGCCATGACGACCTCCGGGATATCCCGGTTCAAGCCGGAATGGTCCGCCTCTCGAAAGCCGGCGATCCGATCGCGATGGCATTGAGCGAACTCTGGGCGCAAACCGCGACATATACCGGTGCAGTCGAGCGCGTCGCCGCCATCCTCGATCAGCAGCGCCTTGTTGGTGCTGATCGCCCACCGCGCGGATGCATCCTGATGACCATCCACAAATCCAAAGGAAAGGAATTCGATGCCGTCGTCATCGTGGAGGGATATCGCGGAGGCGCGCTTCTGAAAGAAGCCGAAGCACCTAAATACGAAAATAGCCGCCGTGTGCTGCGGGTCGGGATCACCAGAGCACGGCATGCCGTCCGTATCGTCCGCCCGGCCGATGCCACTCCGCTTTTCGGTCCGGAGTGA
- the guaB gene encoding Inosine-5'-monophosphate dehydrogenase, which yields MAVFSSLTEALTFDDVLLKPGLSDVLPADVDVRTRLTKGITLNIPILSSAMDTVTEARMAIAMAQAGGMGVIHRNLEPDVQADHVRQVKRFESGMVLNPITIHPDETLAEALALMKKHGISGVPVVERGPNGKAGKLVGILTNRDVRFASNPDQRVSELMTRERLVTVREGVTQDEAKRLLHQFRIEKLLVVDEHYRCVGLITVKDIEKQVANPNACKDEQGRLRVAAATTVGEAGFERTERLIDAGVDLVVVDTAHGHSQKVLDQVTRIKRLSNKVQILAGNVATGAATRALIDAGADAIKVGIGPGSICTTRIVAGVGVPQLTAIMDSVEAASAAGIPVIADGGIKFSGDLAKALAAGAEVAMIGGLLAGTDEAPGEVYLWQGRSYKSYRGMGSVGAMARGSADRYFQAEVKDSLKLVPEGIEGQVPYKGPVGAVVHQLVGGLRAAMGYTGAQNLKDFRTHSEFVRISGAGLRESHVHDVTITRESPNYPNGGRV from the coding sequence ATGGCGGTATTTTCCAGCCTCACCGAAGCGCTCACTTTCGACGACGTGCTGCTGAAGCCCGGCCTCTCCGACGTGCTGCCGGCCGATGTCGACGTGCGCACGCGCCTGACCAAGGGCATCACCCTCAACATTCCGATCCTGTCCTCGGCCATGGACACGGTGACGGAAGCGCGCATGGCCATCGCCATGGCCCAGGCCGGCGGCATGGGCGTGATCCACCGCAATCTCGAGCCGGACGTGCAGGCCGACCATGTCCGCCAGGTCAAGCGGTTCGAGAGCGGCATGGTGCTGAACCCGATCACCATCCACCCCGACGAGACGCTGGCCGAGGCGCTGGCGCTGATGAAGAAGCACGGCATTTCCGGGGTGCCGGTGGTCGAGCGCGGGCCGAACGGCAAGGCCGGCAAGCTGGTCGGCATCCTCACCAACCGCGACGTGCGCTTTGCCTCCAACCCGGACCAGCGCGTCTCCGAGCTGATGACCCGCGAGCGCCTGGTCACCGTGCGCGAGGGCGTCACCCAGGACGAGGCGAAGCGCCTGCTGCACCAGTTCCGCATCGAGAAGCTGCTGGTCGTCGACGAGCATTATCGCTGCGTCGGCCTGATCACGGTCAAGGACATCGAGAAGCAGGTGGCCAATCCCAATGCCTGCAAGGACGAGCAGGGCCGTCTGCGCGTCGCCGCGGCGACCACGGTCGGCGAAGCCGGCTTCGAGCGCACCGAACGGCTGATCGATGCCGGCGTCGACCTCGTCGTGGTCGACACCGCCCACGGCCATTCGCAGAAGGTGCTGGACCAGGTGACGCGCATCAAGCGCCTGTCCAACAAGGTGCAGATCCTGGCCGGCAATGTCGCGACCGGCGCCGCCACCAGGGCGCTGATTGATGCCGGCGCCGACGCCATCAAGGTCGGCATCGGGCCCGGCTCGATCTGCACCACCCGGATCGTCGCCGGCGTCGGCGTTCCCCAGCTCACCGCCATCATGGACAGCGTCGAGGCGGCCTCCGCCGCCGGCATTCCGGTCATTGCCGATGGCGGCATCAAGTTTTCCGGCGATCTTGCCAAGGCGCTCGCCGCCGGCGCGGAGGTCGCGATGATCGGCGGCCTGCTCGCCGGCACCGACGAGGCGCCGGGCGAGGTCTATCTGTGGCAGGGCCGCTCCTACAAGAGCTATCGCGGCATGGGATCGGTCGGCGCCATGGCGCGCGGCTCGGCCGACCGCTACTTCCAGGCCGAGGTCAAGGACAGCCTGAAGCTGGTGCCGGAGGGCATTGAGGGCCAGGTGCCCTACAAGGGGCCGGTCGGCGCGGTGGTGCACCAGCTCGTCGGCGGCCTGCGCGCCGCCATGGGCTATACCGGCGCGCAGAACCTGAAGGATTTTCGCACCCATTCGGAATTCGTGCGCATTTCCGGCGCCGGCCTGCGCGAGAGCCACGTCCACGACGTGACGATCACCCGCGAGAGCCCGAACTATCCGAACGGCGGCCGGGTCTGA
- the guaA_2 gene encoding GMP synthase [glutamine-hydrolyzing], whose translation MTHDSILIIDFGSQVTQLIARRVREAGVYCEIHPFQSAEKAYKALKPKGVILSGSPASVTEDFSPRAPQLIFDDKLPVFGICYGEQTMAAQLGGKVEAGHHREFGRAFLDVKKKTKLFEGVWEPGSRHQVWMSHGDRVTEIPEGFEVVATSENAPFAAIADDRRNYYAVQFHPEVVHTPDGARLITNFVRNIAGATGDWTMGTFRQEAIARIRAQVGRGRVICGLSGGVDSSVAAVLIHEAIGDQLTCVFVDHGLMRQNEAREVVSLFRDHYNIPLVHVDASGEFLGELSGVTDPEVKRKTIGRLFIEVFEKEAKAVGGAEFLAQGTLYPDVIESVSFTGGPSVTIKSHHNVGGLPERMNMKLVEPLRELFKDEVRALGRELGLPASFVGRHPFPGPGLAIRVPGEITREKLDILRQADAIYLDEIRKAGLYDTIWQAFAVLLPVKTVGVMGDGRTYDHVCALRAVTSVDGMTADFYPFDMTFLGRAATRIINEVRGINRVVYDVTSKPPGTIEWE comes from the coding sequence ATGACGCACGACTCCATCCTCATCATCGATTTCGGCTCCCAGGTGACCCAGCTGATCGCGCGGCGTGTGCGCGAGGCGGGGGTCTATTGCGAGATCCATCCGTTCCAGTCGGCCGAGAAGGCCTACAAGGCGCTGAAGCCCAAGGGCGTGATCCTCTCCGGCAGCCCGGCCTCGGTGACCGAGGACTTTTCGCCCCGCGCGCCCCAGCTCATCTTCGACGACAAGCTGCCGGTCTTCGGCATCTGTTATGGCGAGCAGACCATGGCCGCCCAGCTCGGCGGCAAGGTGGAGGCGGGTCATCACCGCGAATTCGGCCGCGCCTTCCTCGATGTGAAGAAGAAGACCAAGCTGTTCGAGGGCGTCTGGGAGCCGGGCAGCCGCCACCAGGTCTGGATGAGCCATGGCGACCGGGTGACCGAGATCCCCGAGGGCTTCGAGGTGGTGGCGACCTCCGAGAACGCGCCGTTTGCCGCGATCGCCGACGACCGTCGCAACTATTACGCCGTGCAGTTCCACCCGGAAGTGGTGCACACGCCCGACGGCGCCAGGCTGATCACCAATTTCGTGCGCAACATTGCCGGCGCCACCGGCGACTGGACCATGGGCACCTTCCGCCAGGAGGCGATTGCCCGCATCCGCGCCCAGGTCGGCCGCGGCCGGGTGATCTGCGGCCTCTCCGGCGGCGTCGATTCCTCCGTTGCCGCCGTGCTGATCCACGAGGCGATCGGCGACCAGCTCACCTGCGTCTTCGTCGACCACGGCCTGATGCGCCAGAACGAGGCGCGGGAGGTGGTGAGCCTGTTCCGCGACCACTACAACATTCCGCTCGTCCATGTGGACGCCTCTGGTGAGTTCCTCGGCGAGCTCTCAGGCGTCACCGACCCGGAAGTGAAGCGCAAGACCATCGGGCGCCTGTTCATCGAGGTGTTCGAGAAGGAGGCGAAAGCCGTCGGCGGCGCCGAGTTCCTCGCCCAGGGCACGCTCTATCCCGACGTGATCGAGAGCGTCTCCTTCACCGGCGGGCCCTCGGTGACGATCAAGAGCCACCACAATGTCGGCGGCCTGCCCGAGCGCATGAACATGAAGCTCGTCGAGCCCTTGCGCGAACTGTTCAAGGACGAGGTGCGCGCGCTCGGCCGCGAGCTCGGCCTGCCGGCAAGCTTTGTCGGCCGCCATCCCTTCCCGGGCCCCGGCCTTGCCATCCGCGTGCCCGGCGAGATCACCCGCGAGAAGCTCGACATCCTGCGCCAGGCCGACGCCATCTATCTCGACGAGATCCGCAAGGCCGGCCTCTACGACACGATCTGGCAGGCCTTCGCCGTGCTCCTGCCGGTGAAGACCGTCGGCGTCATGGGCGACGGCCGCACCTACGACCACGTCTGCGCGCTCCGCGCCGTCACCTCCGTCGACGGCATGACCGCCGACTTCTACCCCTTCGACATGACGTTTCTCGGAAGAGCCGCGACGCGGATCATCAACGAGGTGAGGGGGATCAACCGGGTGGTGTACGACGTGACCAGCAAGCCGCCGGGGACGATCGAGTGGGAGTAG